A region from the uncultured Draconibacterium sp. genome encodes:
- a CDS encoding RagB/SusD family nutrient uptake outer membrane protein, which yields MKNIIYLAVACVMLFTTGCGDEFLDTENLYGKSLDTYYSTPTDMEEAIAGVYNAIYTPNVHSNESMAANLLSDMMLGGGGPDDKSAKWVDNFEDPLEDTYRDMWTQSYNGIARANAIIEKTAEADFSTFFASAEEAQEFKNQQIGEALFMRAFFYFRLVKFLGGVPLITAIDDPKDGPRNTITETYAQIASDLKLAIETMPSTPFPEIPTSSYGHANKWVAQAYLGRVYLYYTGYMTNMEGQSTDVLPLADGGSLSASDVAGYLSDCINNSGHELASDFRNLWPYSYVNISAGDTTVLPWAHENNLSWVGQDGHSPTFGTGNYETMFVQRFSFGDWGWNNGNIYTNRLALFTGVRDNSMVPFGQGWGWCPINPNLWYSWDAEDPRKEGSILELGNAAQGAGGYEADKGDHETGFFNKKYIAIQHRENGGDVKGMFIQLYNWGNTDMQLMHAQDFIFMRFADVLLMHSEITGTADGMNRVRARAGLDPVAYSLDALKQERLYELAFEGLRWFDLVRWGDVESAFNYTLDVRNSGIDAKYSPNYRSEIKGLMPFPETEVRLSNGVYEQNPGW from the coding sequence ATGAAAAATATAATATACTTAGCAGTTGCATGCGTAATGTTGTTTACGACAGGCTGCGGAGATGAATTTCTAGATACAGAGAACCTTTACGGTAAAAGTTTGGATACGTATTATTCAACACCTACCGATATGGAAGAAGCCATAGCCGGTGTGTATAATGCGATTTATACGCCAAACGTACACAGTAACGAATCGATGGCTGCCAACCTTTTGTCTGACATGATGTTAGGTGGTGGTGGTCCTGACGATAAATCAGCCAAATGGGTGGATAATTTTGAAGATCCGCTGGAAGACACTTATCGTGATATGTGGACGCAGTCGTACAATGGTATTGCACGTGCAAACGCCATTATTGAGAAAACAGCCGAAGCTGATTTCTCTACTTTCTTTGCTTCAGCAGAAGAGGCGCAGGAGTTTAAAAATCAGCAGATTGGAGAAGCACTGTTTATGCGGGCGTTTTTCTATTTCCGTTTGGTTAAATTTTTAGGTGGAGTGCCGCTTATTACTGCAATCGACGATCCAAAAGACGGACCAAGAAATACAATTACAGAAACGTATGCACAAATCGCATCAGATTTGAAATTGGCCATCGAAACCATGCCGTCTACACCATTTCCTGAAATACCAACTTCAAGCTATGGCCACGCCAATAAATGGGTAGCACAAGCTTATCTTGGTCGTGTTTATTTGTACTACACCGGGTATATGACAAATATGGAAGGCCAGTCCACCGATGTATTACCATTGGCAGACGGTGGTTCGCTGTCGGCTTCTGATGTTGCCGGATACTTAAGCGACTGTATAAATAATAGTGGACACGAACTGGCTAGCGATTTCAGAAACCTGTGGCCTTACTCTTACGTAAATATTTCGGCAGGCGATACAACCGTTTTACCATGGGCTCACGAAAATAACCTATCATGGGTTGGACAAGACGGCCACTCGCCAACTTTCGGAACAGGTAATTATGAAACAATGTTTGTTCAGCGTTTCTCGTTTGGCGACTGGGGTTGGAACAACGGAAATATTTATACCAACCGCCTGGCACTGTTTACCGGTGTTAGAGATAACTCAATGGTTCCTTTTGGTCAGGGTTGGGGCTGGTGTCCAATTAATCCGAACCTTTGGTATAGCTGGGATGCTGAAGATCCGCGCAAAGAAGGTTCTATACTTGAATTAGGTAATGCTGCGCAAGGTGCCGGTGGTTACGAAGCTGATAAAGGAGATCATGAAACGGGTTTCTTCAATAAAAAATACATAGCTATTCAGCACCGCGAAAATGGTGGTGATGTTAAGGGTATGTTTATTCAGTTGTACAATTGGGGAAATACAGATATGCAGTTAATGCACGCACAAGACTTTATTTTTATGCGTTTTGCCGATGTGCTGCTTATGCACTCTGAAATTACCGGAACAGCTGATGGTATGAACCGCGTTAGAGCACGTGCCGGCTTGGATCCGGTTGCCTATTCATTAGACGCACTTAAGCAAGAACGTTTGTACGAGTTGGCTTTTGAAGGCTTACGTTGGTTCGACCTGGTTCGCTGGGGAGATGTTGAATCGGCTTTCAACTATACACTTGATGTACGTAATTCTGGAATTGACGCGAAATACTCGCCAAACTACCGTTCTGAAATTAAAGGTTTGATGCCATTCCCTGAAACGGAAGTCAGACTTTCAAACGGCGTTTACGAGCAAAATCCGGGTTGGTAA
- a CDS encoding family 16 glycosylhydrolase, whose product MKDKINKWLAFLAVLAIAMPMISSCGDDDTTINLVADFSFEFIDENNVRFANLSEGENYSLNWDFGNGETAATTNKTKTYEIYYPEAGTYTATLSIVDFNGNNDRQQKSIVIAKNDLLVSFTATPDAANPNRILLVNTSEGEFDSFKWLFRNKEVENETNTAAYYPYKGDYEIELKIVKNEVVYSKKQTLSIAADDPNYISSFVLSWADEFDGDNVNLSDWTFETGASGWGNNELQNYTAGENAEVKDGHLIITAKKIDENKQAGSYTSTRMITKDKQEFTYGRMEIRAKLPSGTGIWPAIWMLGADIGDVGWPACGEIDIMEYVGYQPNTVHATVHTPAGYGGNGNGSSKALETCEEDFHIYGLIWTEKEMIFYTDSPDNVTHTYGPASKTDDNWPFNKPQFFILNIAVGGDWGGAQGIDNDIFPQTMEVDYVRVYQPVE is encoded by the coding sequence ATGAAAGATAAAATAAACAAATGGCTGGCTTTTTTGGCCGTTCTTGCAATTGCAATGCCAATGATTAGCTCGTGTGGCGATGATGATACTACAATAAATCTGGTAGCCGATTTTAGTTTCGAGTTTATTGATGAGAATAATGTACGCTTTGCAAACCTTTCAGAAGGTGAAAATTACTCTTTAAACTGGGATTTTGGTAATGGTGAGACGGCAGCTACCACCAATAAAACCAAAACCTACGAAATTTATTACCCCGAAGCCGGAACATACACAGCTACACTTTCCATTGTTGATTTTAACGGCAACAACGACAGGCAACAAAAATCAATAGTAATTGCAAAGAACGATTTGCTTGTTTCTTTCACTGCTACCCCAGATGCTGCTAACCCAAACCGAATTCTCCTGGTAAATACTTCCGAGGGTGAATTCGATTCGTTTAAATGGCTGTTTAGAAACAAGGAAGTTGAAAACGAAACCAATACCGCTGCATATTACCCTTACAAAGGCGATTATGAAATCGAACTGAAAATCGTGAAAAACGAAGTGGTTTACTCGAAAAAACAAACCCTGAGCATTGCTGCCGACGACCCCAATTATATTTCGAGCTTTGTGCTAAGCTGGGCCGACGAATTTGATGGCGACAACGTAAACCTAAGCGACTGGACGTTTGAAACCGGTGCCAGCGGATGGGGAAACAACGAATTACAGAATTACACCGCCGGCGAAAATGCCGAAGTGAAAGACGGGCATTTAATTATAACCGCCAAAAAAATTGATGAGAACAAACAAGCGGGTTCTTATACCTCAACCCGAATGATTACAAAAGACAAGCAGGAATTTACTTATGGCCGAATGGAGATTCGAGCCAAACTACCATCCGGAACAGGTATTTGGCCGGCAATCTGGATGCTTGGAGCCGATATTGGCGATGTGGGATGGCCGGCTTGTGGCGAAATTGATATTATGGAATACGTAGGTTACCAGCCAAATACCGTTCATGCTACTGTGCATACACCGGCCGGATACGGTGGCAACGGAAACGGCAGCAGCAAAGCACTGGAAACCTGCGAAGAAGACTTTCATATTTACGGTTTAATCTGGACCGAAAAAGAAATGATTTTTTACACCGATTCGCCTGATAATGTAACGCATACATATGGTCCGGCAAGTAAAACCGATGACAACTGGCCCTTTAACAAACCACAGTTTTTTATTCTAAACATTGCTGTTGGTGGCGATTGGGGCGGCGCTCAGGGAATTGATAACGATATTTTCCCACAAACTATGGAAGTTGATTACGTAAGAGTGTATCAACCTGTTGAATAA
- a CDS encoding glycoside hydrolase family 16 protein, with translation MKSLKYFVLIALGLACIMSCGNRTNKNTSTSNQAPPAEYQLVWSDEFDGSGLPDSTKWGYDTEGNDHGWGNNEAQFYTTKRQQNSKVENGMLHITALKESFHDKEYTSARLFTKTDWKYGRFETRAKLPAGRGTWAAIWMMPGGWSFNDGNWPDVGEFDIMEHVGHDPGVIHASAHSRDYQWQKGTQQTDTMHVADAIETFHTYTWEWSPNTVKAYVDDELYFEYKNEGLGESKWPYEKPFYLILNVAVGGAWGSMKGIDDTAFPQTMEVDYVRVYQKK, from the coding sequence ATGAAAAGCTTAAAATATTTTGTGCTGATTGCTCTAGGGCTAGCTTGTATTATGAGCTGTGGTAATAGAACAAACAAAAACACCTCAACTTCAAACCAAGCACCCCCGGCAGAATATCAGTTGGTTTGGAGCGATGAGTTTGATGGTTCCGGATTGCCCGATTCCACAAAGTGGGGGTACGATACCGAAGGAAACGACCACGGCTGGGGCAACAACGAAGCCCAGTTTTATACTACAAAACGACAGCAGAATTCAAAAGTTGAAAATGGAATGCTGCATATAACAGCGCTTAAAGAAAGTTTTCATGACAAAGAATATACCTCTGCCCGGTTATTTACAAAAACCGACTGGAAATATGGCCGTTTTGAAACACGAGCTAAACTACCTGCAGGTAGAGGAACATGGGCCGCCATTTGGATGATGCCCGGTGGCTGGAGTTTTAACGATGGCAACTGGCCCGATGTTGGCGAGTTCGATATTATGGAACACGTAGGACACGATCCCGGAGTTATTCATGCCTCGGCGCATTCGCGCGATTACCAATGGCAAAAAGGTACGCAACAAACTGATACTATGCATGTTGCCGATGCTATTGAAACATTTCATACCTATACTTGGGAATGGTCACCTAATACCGTTAAAGCCTATGTTGATGATGAGCTTTATTTCGAGTATAAAAATGAAGGCCTGGGCGAAAGCAAATGGCCTTACGAAAAACCCTTTTACCTCATTCTGAATGTAGCCGTTGGAGGCGCCTGGGGGAGTATGAAAGGTATTGACGATACTGCTTTCCCGCAAACCATGGAAGTGGATTATGTTAGGGTATATCAGAAAAAATAG
- a CDS encoding glycosyl hydrolase family 17 protein, producing MSFRSEKILSLVGEDFHQKSSSDLSQMFRKILADGVHGICFSAYKEGQAPGTILSAAQITERIEVIKPFTKWVRTFSCTEGNELIPAIAKAYGLKTMVGAWLSDDKEKNEEEIEALITLVKAGHADLVAVGNEVLYREELTEEELLDYIKQVKKAVPQAEVGYVDAYYEFVNRPAIVEACDVIYANCYPFWEGCHIDYSHVYMQNMYYQALGAGKGKRVVISETGWPNVGTAFEASVPNTENALRYFINTQKWSKEEGIEVMYFSAFDESWKVGAEGDVGAFWGLWDKDENLKY from the coding sequence ATGTCATTCAGAAGCGAAAAAATATTATCTCTGGTGGGAGAAGACTTCCATCAAAAGAGTTCATCAGACCTGTCTCAGATGTTTAGAAAAATACTAGCTGACGGGGTTCACGGGATTTGTTTTAGTGCCTACAAAGAAGGTCAGGCTCCAGGTACAATTTTATCGGCTGCCCAAATTACCGAGCGTATTGAGGTTATTAAACCATTTACAAAGTGGGTGCGAACATTTTCCTGTACTGAAGGAAATGAGTTAATTCCGGCAATTGCCAAAGCTTACGGTTTAAAAACCATGGTAGGTGCATGGCTAAGCGACGATAAAGAAAAAAACGAAGAAGAAATTGAAGCCCTGATAACCCTTGTAAAAGCCGGGCATGCCGATTTGGTAGCCGTAGGAAACGAGGTTTTGTACCGCGAAGAGCTTACAGAAGAGGAATTACTGGATTATATTAAACAGGTAAAAAAAGCGGTGCCACAGGCCGAAGTCGGTTATGTTGATGCCTATTACGAGTTTGTAAACCGGCCGGCAATAGTAGAAGCCTGCGATGTTATTTATGCCAATTGTTACCCGTTTTGGGAAGGTTGCCACATCGATTATTCGCACGTGTATATGCAGAACATGTACTACCAGGCACTGGGCGCCGGCAAAGGTAAGCGGGTGGTAATAAGCGAAACCGGCTGGCCAAATGTTGGAACTGCATTTGAAGCATCGGTGCCAAATACCGAAAACGCTTTACGTTACTTCATAAATACCCAGAAATGGAGTAAAGAAGAAGGGATTGAGGTGATGTATTTCTCCGCTTTCGACGAAAGCTGGAAAGTGGGTGCTGAAGGTGACGTTGGCGCTTTTTGGGGACTTTGGGATAAAGATGAGAATTTAAAATACTAA
- a CDS encoding glycosyl hydrolase family 17 protein: MNRKKYNLLFLGLAVVLFAAFTPQKELKKKASMKSSDKHSIKQTKKELLAGVSNAVCYSGFRTGQHPDRGEGAKNPSAEEVLEDLQIIQNEMGFKLIRLYDSGVNSEMVLRLIKEHNLDIKVMLGMWLNAELSAHETCAWLTEPIPQEELDANKIVNLEELQRGINLANKYSEIVCAVNVGNECLVDWNDHKMHVDTVIAYCERVKNAIKQPVTVADNYEWWAAHGQKLSEVLDFIAVHIYPVWEGKDIDEGLSYSIENIQKVRNALPDARIVISEAGWASVASEFGERASEKKQLQYFNEFMQWSKQMNITTLFFEAFDEDWKGNPNDPWGAEKHWGLYTVDRQPKLVMQKN; encoded by the coding sequence ATGAACAGGAAAAAATACAACTTACTTTTTTTGGGGCTGGCAGTAGTTTTATTTGCTGCATTTACACCCCAAAAAGAATTGAAGAAGAAAGCATCTATGAAAAGTTCTGATAAGCATTCAATAAAACAAACGAAAAAGGAATTACTGGCTGGTGTTTCAAATGCGGTGTGTTATTCCGGTTTCAGAACCGGGCAGCATCCCGACCGTGGCGAAGGCGCCAAAAATCCATCAGCCGAAGAAGTATTGGAAGACCTTCAAATCATTCAAAACGAAATGGGTTTTAAACTCATAAGGTTATACGATTCTGGGGTAAACTCAGAGATGGTTTTACGTTTAATTAAAGAACACAACCTGGATATTAAAGTAATGCTTGGAATGTGGTTAAATGCCGAATTGAGTGCCCACGAAACTTGTGCCTGGCTAACCGAACCAATTCCGCAGGAAGAACTTGATGCCAATAAAATTGTAAACCTGGAAGAACTGCAGCGCGGAATAAACCTTGCCAATAAATACTCCGAAATTGTTTGTGCAGTTAATGTGGGTAACGAGTGCCTGGTAGATTGGAACGACCATAAAATGCATGTGGATACGGTAATTGCTTATTGCGAGCGAGTGAAAAATGCCATAAAGCAACCCGTAACGGTTGCCGATAATTACGAATGGTGGGCTGCTCACGGGCAAAAACTTTCGGAAGTACTCGATTTTATTGCAGTGCACATTTACCCGGTTTGGGAAGGAAAAGATATTGATGAAGGACTTTCCTATTCCATCGAGAATATTCAGAAAGTACGTAATGCACTTCCCGATGCCCGAATTGTAATTAGTGAAGCAGGTTGGGCATCCGTTGCCTCGGAATTTGGCGAACGAGCCAGCGAAAAAAAGCAATTACAATATTTCAACGAATTTATGCAGTGGTCGAAACAAATGAATATTACCACACTGTTTTTTGAAGCTTTTGATGAAGACTGGAAAGGAAATCCCAACGACCCGTGGGGAGCTGAAAAACACTGGGGGCTTTACACTGTGGATAGGCAACCAAAGCTGGTGATGCAGAAAAACTAA
- a CDS encoding MFS transporter, protein MAHYKTAKEDIVPLGQKAAYGAGQLTINLYPAALGVFMFYLIYGFKMDPALAGLVAALPKFFDALIDPIMGYISDNTRSRWGRRKPYILIGSILTGITFMILWQMSPDNSQTYNFIYFLSLSFVFFLSFTIYSTPFIGLGYEMTPDYNERTRLMAAGQVLGQFAWMIAPWFWILIGNPDLFFEESTQGVRVLSIWVGGASILIGALPALFCKEMVLPDKQGVSNLSLKNVAANLKELWKAVVQTLTCKPFVKLCGTTFLIFNGFQTIAQFSYFIILYYLFEGSITDAGAWPPWFSTVNAAATAFLIIPIVTRISTKVGKKNAFIISTLLSIVGYVLKWWCFNPANPWLMFIPLPLISFGIGGLFTLMMSMTADVCDLDELNNGTRREGMFGAVYWLMVKIGNALAMLVSGVVLKMVGFNQNAEVQTPESLVNLRLADIIIPIIFAVLAILIMKGYTISEEKAHEIREALVSRRGKVKHQGE, encoded by the coding sequence ATGGCACATTACAAAACAGCAAAAGAAGACATTGTTCCTTTAGGGCAAAAAGCAGCATATGGTGCAGGGCAATTAACAATTAACCTGTATCCGGCTGCTCTTGGGGTATTTATGTTCTACCTTATTTACGGGTTTAAAATGGACCCCGCACTAGCAGGCCTGGTAGCTGCGCTACCCAAGTTTTTCGATGCTTTGATTGACCCGATAATGGGATATATATCAGACAATACCCGCTCGCGTTGGGGACGAAGAAAACCCTATATTTTAATTGGCAGCATTTTAACCGGGATAACGTTTATGATACTGTGGCAAATGTCGCCTGACAATTCGCAGACCTATAACTTTATCTATTTCCTAAGCTTATCCTTTGTGTTTTTTCTTTCGTTCACCATTTATTCTACCCCGTTTATTGGTCTGGGCTACGAAATGACTCCGGATTATAACGAACGAACCAGACTGATGGCAGCAGGCCAGGTGCTGGGGCAATTTGCCTGGATGATTGCCCCATGGTTTTGGATTTTAATCGGAAATCCCGATCTGTTTTTTGAAGAATCGACCCAGGGAGTAAGGGTACTCTCAATTTGGGTGGGTGGGGCTAGTATTCTTATCGGAGCTTTGCCTGCATTGTTTTGTAAAGAAATGGTTTTACCCGATAAGCAAGGTGTATCAAACCTTTCGTTAAAAAACGTGGCAGCTAACCTTAAAGAGCTTTGGAAAGCAGTGGTGCAAACCTTAACATGCAAGCCTTTTGTGAAATTGTGTGGTACCACTTTCCTTATCTTTAACGGATTTCAAACCATTGCGCAATTCTCCTATTTCATAATTCTTTATTATTTGTTTGAAGGAAGTATAACCGACGCCGGAGCATGGCCACCATGGTTCAGCACGGTTAATGCTGCTGCAACGGCTTTTCTTATTATTCCAATTGTAACCCGTATTTCAACAAAAGTTGGAAAGAAAAATGCTTTTATTATTTCCACGCTGCTTTCTATCGTAGGTTATGTGCTAAAATGGTGGTGTTTTAATCCGGCCAATCCGTGGTTAATGTTTATTCCGTTGCCTTTAATCTCGTTCGGTATTGGTGGCCTGTTTACCTTAATGATGTCGATGACAGCCGATGTTTGCGACCTTGACGAATTAAATAACGGTACCCGCCGCGAAGGGATGTTTGGTGCGGTATACTGGTTAATGGTAAAAATAGGAAATGCACTGGCCATGTTGGTAAGTGGAGTGGTACTAAAAATGGTTGGATTTAACCAAAATGCCGAGGTGCAAACTCCAGAGTCCCTGGTAAACCTTCGGTTGGCTGATATTATTATTCCAATCATTTTTGCGGTATTAGCCATACTAATTATGAAGGGTTATACCATTAGTGAGGAAAAAGCACACGAAATTCGAGAAGCATTAGTTTCTCGTCGCGGTAAAGTAAAACATCAGGGCGAATAA
- a CDS encoding glycoside hydrolase family 2 TIM barrel-domain containing protein has protein sequence MKKLIILLGLFLAILSCKREQEKTVRVNGRNIELNGSPYLIKGICYHPVPKGSSERNFKNLSEDLSLMNEAGINTIRLYSPVDDVAVLDEIHQAGIKLIIGFGYNQNGYFDIFSGSFVDYINKYKTHPAILFWELGNEYNYHPEWFDGDMANWYNALNNAAKLAKENDSLHPVATAHGELPDSLALALSPEIDIWGMNVYRWDNPETIFDEWKVVSEKPMYLSEAGGDSYMTIEKNGYDQGENEKAQADATRNILEATFRNTKICSGVALFAFVDEWWKAGNPEQQDPGGWAPNSSGVPYDGAPNEEYWGILKNDRTKKLAFDVVKEKYLGMK, from the coding sequence ATGAAAAAGCTTATTATTTTACTTGGTTTGTTTCTGGCCATACTTTCGTGCAAAAGAGAACAAGAAAAAACGGTAAGGGTTAATGGTAGAAATATTGAACTAAACGGCTCGCCCTATTTAATAAAAGGTATTTGCTACCACCCGGTTCCAAAAGGAAGTTCTGAAAGGAATTTCAAAAATTTAAGCGAAGACCTTTCTTTAATGAACGAAGCCGGAATAAATACAATCCGCCTGTATTCGCCGGTTGACGATGTGGCTGTTTTAGATGAAATACACCAAGCCGGCATTAAGCTAATTATTGGATTTGGTTATAATCAAAACGGCTATTTCGATATTTTTTCCGGTAGTTTTGTCGATTACATTAACAAATACAAAACGCATCCTGCCATCCTGTTTTGGGAGCTGGGTAACGAATACAACTATCACCCGGAGTGGTTTGATGGCGATATGGCAAATTGGTATAATGCATTAAACAATGCTGCAAAACTGGCTAAAGAAAACGATTCGTTACATCCGGTGGCTACTGCTCACGGCGAGCTGCCCGATTCTTTAGCCCTTGCCCTTTCTCCCGAAATTGATATTTGGGGAATGAACGTATATCGCTGGGATAATCCTGAAACAATTTTCGATGAATGGAAAGTTGTTAGTGAAAAGCCAATGTACCTTTCCGAAGCTGGCGGCGATAGCTACATGACCATTGAAAAAAATGGTTATGACCAAGGGGAAAATGAAAAAGCACAGGCTGATGCCACCCGAAATATTTTGGAGGCAACTTTCAGAAACACAAAAATTTGTAGTGGAGTTGCCTTGTTTGCATTTGTTGATGAGTGGTGGAAAGCCGGAAATCCTGAGCAACAAGATCCCGGTGGTTGGGCACCCAACAGCAGTGGCGTTCCCTACGATGGCGCCCCCAACGAAGAGTATTGGGGAATACTAAAAAATGATCGGACGAAAAAATTGGCATTCGATGTGGTAAAGGAGAAGTATTTGGGAATGAAATAA
- a CDS encoding MFS transporter has product MNTKLSLKEKIGYSLGDTASHFVWDMVGFWILIFYTDTFGISAAAAGTIMLIARFWDMASDPIMGVIADRTKTRWGKFRPYILWMALPYSILAVMAFSTPNFGETGKVVYAGITYILLMTVFTAINLPYSSLGAVMTSDSNERAGLNSYRFIFAFVGQFIVSGTALYLANYFGKGDSAKGYKYTLILFSLISFILFMITFKTTRERVQPPKKQKENLKEDFKNLFKNRPWIILFFVGIVSFVMFAMQNLSVAYYFKYYIGNEEGVQLFNVIGTVALIVALPFSKPLALRFGNRNVFLASTLISGVFFCLIYLPGAENIYLIYTFNILAKMAYAPAVPLIWTMLGDTADYSEWKTGRRATGLTFSAATFAQKAGWGIGGALAGWLLAAFKFTPNVEQTETAITGIKLMISVFPGILYMSCAILLFFYSIDQKTVLKMQEELEARRKAEE; this is encoded by the coding sequence ATGAATACAAAACTTTCGCTAAAAGAAAAAATAGGATATAGCTTGGGAGATACAGCCTCGCATTTTGTGTGGGACATGGTGGGTTTCTGGATTCTGATTTTTTACACCGATACTTTTGGCATTTCGGCGGCAGCTGCCGGTACAATTATGCTGATTGCCCGTTTTTGGGATATGGCCAGCGACCCAATTATGGGCGTAATTGCCGACCGCACCAAAACACGTTGGGGAAAATTCAGACCTTACATTTTATGGATGGCTTTACCGTACAGCATCCTTGCCGTTATGGCATTTTCAACACCAAATTTTGGCGAAACAGGCAAGGTTGTTTATGCCGGTATTACCTACATTTTGTTGATGACGGTTTTTACGGCTATTAACCTCCCCTACTCTTCGTTGGGAGCGGTTATGACTTCCGACTCGAACGAGCGTGCCGGCTTAAACTCGTACCGCTTTATTTTTGCATTTGTGGGGCAGTTTATTGTATCGGGTACTGCACTTTACCTGGCCAATTACTTTGGAAAAGGCGATTCGGCAAAAGGCTATAAGTATACGCTTATTCTGTTCTCCTTAATCAGTTTTATACTGTTTATGATTACGTTTAAAACAACCCGAGAACGAGTTCAGCCGCCTAAAAAACAAAAGGAAAACCTAAAAGAAGATTTTAAAAACCTGTTCAAAAACCGCCCGTGGATTATTCTGTTTTTTGTGGGAATTGTTTCGTTTGTAATGTTTGCCATGCAAAATCTTTCGGTGGCGTACTATTTTAAATATTACATTGGAAATGAAGAGGGCGTTCAGCTGTTTAATGTGATTGGAACAGTGGCTTTAATTGTTGCACTTCCTTTTTCAAAACCATTGGCCTTACGTTTTGGCAACCGCAATGTATTTTTGGCAAGCACCCTTATTTCCGGAGTGTTCTTCTGTTTAATTTATTTGCCTGGGGCCGAGAATATTTACCTGATATATACTTTTAATATTCTTGCAAAAATGGCTTATGCCCCAGCTGTTCCATTAATTTGGACCATGCTTGGCGATACCGCCGATTATTCGGAATGGAAAACTGGCCGACGTGCAACCGGCCTGACGTTCTCGGCAGCAACCTTTGCACAAAAAGCAGGTTGGGGAATTGGTGGAGCTTTGGCCGGTTGGTTGCTTGCCGCGTTTAAGTTTACTCCAAATGTGGAACAAACCGAAACAGCGATTACTGGTATCAAATTAATGATTTCAGTTTTCCCGGGAATTTTGTATATGTCGTGTGCCATATTGTTGTTCTTTTACAGCATCGACCAAAAAACGGTTCTAAAAATGCAGGAAGAGTTGGAAGCCCGACGTAAAGCCGAAGAATAG
- a CDS encoding DUF493 family protein — METDKYKNLRYRLMETNSWPLKYMFKFITPNEDGKVEQIKILLPANGKLSFKHTENLKHVSITCVAWMESADQIVEITEKVDGIDGVIVL, encoded by the coding sequence ATGGAAACAGATAAATATAAAAACCTGCGTTACCGTCTAATGGAAACAAACAGCTGGCCATTAAAATATATGTTTAAATTTATAACTCCCAATGAAGACGGTAAGGTGGAGCAGATAAAAATATTGCTGCCAGCCAATGGTAAATTATCCTTTAAACACACTGAAAACCTAAAGCACGTATCGATTACCTGTGTTGCCTGGATGGAATCGGCTGACCAAATTGTTGAGATTACTGAAAAAGTAGATGGGATTGATGGGGTGATTGTGCTGTAA